The Homalodisca vitripennis isolate AUS2020 unplaced genomic scaffold, UT_GWSS_2.1 ScUCBcl_2557;HRSCAF=7445, whole genome shotgun sequence genome window below encodes:
- the LOC124372105 gene encoding uncharacterized protein C21orf140 homolog, translated as MKEFELYDLIVQHKPPQKIFRIDSLLKTHGHLVIRLPPYMCELNPIELAWATMKREIKNHNIKGDLCLTKLEEVTTHSMNSVTKIDWEGFTNHTLKLEQDFWIKDGLIEDVIDHFVIELGGVDSSESDDPDDDDQSSSELDLACPLD; from the coding sequence ATGAAGGAATTTGAACTGTACGATTTAATAGTGCAACACAAACCTCCACAAAAGATTTTCCGTATAGATTCTTTACTAAAGACACATGGACATTTAGTAATCCGTTTACCACCTTATATGTGCGAGCTAAATCCTATAGAGTTAGCCTGGGCTACCATGAAACgggaaattaaaaatcacaatatcaaaggtgatttatgtttaacaaaacttGAGGAAGTGACAACACATTCTATGAACTCTGTTACCAAAATAGACTGGGAAGGTTTTACAAATCACACCCTAAAACTAGAGCAGGACTTCTGGATAAAGGATGGATTAATAGAAGACGTCATTGACCACTTTGTTATTGAACTTGGTGGCGTGGACTCCAGTGAAAGTGACGACCCCGATGACGACGACCAGAGTTCTTCTGAATTAGATCTCGCATGTCCACTCGACTAA